The sequence GATATACGGCGCTTATCGCATCTGCAAAGCCTGTCAGGCCGTCGACGGAGATAATGAAAATATCTTCGGTGCCGCGATTACGGATCTCGTTAAGGACACCGACCCAGTACTTGGCGCTCTCATTTCCGCCGACCCACAGGCCAAGGACTTCACGATGCCCGTCCAGTCTTGTCCCAATAGCAACATAAACGGCTTTCTTGACGGTTCGGCCGTCCTGCCTCACATTGAAATGCACGGCGTCCATAAAGACGACTGCATACTTTTTGGCCAGCGGCCGGTTCTGCCATTCTTTGGCAATCGGCAGAATTCGATCCGTCATTCGCGAAATCATTTCAGCAGAGGCATCCACACCGTAGATAGACTGCAGGTGAGCCGAGATATCCCGGGTCGTCATGCCTTTTGCATACATGGACAGGACCTGATCCTCTATATTTGAGATATCGGTCTGGTTCTTTTTGACTGACTGCGGTTCGAAGTCACCCTTGCGGTCTCTGGGGACGTCGATCGGGATATCTCCGGCCGAAGAGGTGACTGTTTTAGGGCTGTAGCCGTTGCGGCTGTCATCTGTATGCTTGTTCTTGTAGTCATATTTGCTGTAACCGAGATGGTCATCCATCTCGGCTTCCAGCATCTGCTGGATCGTATCTCCGAGAAGATCCCTCAGCATAGCCTGTACGTCCTGGGCGTCTTCCGGTTTGTAGTGGGAAAGGAGACTCTGAATAAGCGCTTTTCTTTCCGGTGTCAGTTTTCTCTGTCTTGCCATAAAAATATCCTCCTGGATTGAATTTATCTTAACACCAATCCAGGAGGCTTGCTTTCTTCTCTATGGAGTTTACACAGAATTTGTTATACTCTCTTTCCGAAACCGCTTAAGACGCAAGAAATATCGCTCTATCTCATTGCGTTGCTCCTTATCATACTCCCATGGATCTTTGCGGTTCGATTTTGGGGGAACAACCGGAGAATACCCCTTCTCCATCGCTTTGCTCCGCATATTCTCTCCCTCATAAGCTCTGTCCATCAGGATGTATTTTTGCTCTGGAACTCTTATGATCTTGTCAAGCAGAACTGTGCCTTCCGGCGAGTCATGGGCTTCTCCTCCGGATAGCACGAAGCCGACAGCCGATCTGTCAGTTGCGGTGACCATATGAATCTTCGTTGTGAGCCCGCCTCTCGATCTTCCAATGGACTGTTTTCCTCTTTTTTTAAAGCTCCCGTTCCGTCGGGATGAACCTTTACCGATGTGCTGTCCAGGCAGACCGCCTCGACCTTTATGCGAATAATGTTCTCCACTTGCAACACTTCAAACACGCGCTGTAAAACGCCATTTTTGCTCCACCTGTTCATGCGTACATAAATCGTATGCCAGTTCCCACAGGATTTCGGCAACGCCCTCCACTTGCAGCCGTTTTCCGTGACATACAGTATCGCATTGATCAGTTGGAGATTACTCATACTCACATTCCCGCGCTGACGGGGCAAGTATTTTTCGATACGATCATATTGTTCTTGAGTGATTTCCATATGCACATCATCGCATATCATTGGAATATTTGTCTATTAGTGTGAACACGCTCTAGTTTTCGTAGTGCCCTTTGCAGGAGATTATGTATTATCGTTCCGTCCTGTTCGTAGTAGACTATGCGGTTTGCTCCGTCTATGCGTCTGCTCCACAGACCCTCAGGCTGCCCTTGAGTGGTTCGGGTTTTCCCATGTCGGCATAGGGGCTTTTCTGGATGTCTTTTATAAGTGCGTTTATTTTTTTGAGCGTTTTGTTGTCCTGCCCCTGCCACCAGAGGTAGTCGTCCCATGCCCTGTCTTACCACAATAGGCGCATTAATCAGCCTCGATCAGTTCGTGCTCCGCAAAGCGCGCCTTGCCTGTTTTTATGTCGCGCATAATGTTTTCCAAATGGCGGATGTTGCCTGCCGCGTAAAATGGATCAGCGGAGAGCTCAAATGGGATGCGCTTTTCCCTGGCCACCGTCTTCAGGAAGATGTTTATCGCCGCAGACATGCTCAAACCGATGTCGTCAAGGGTTTTTTCCGCGTCGCGTTTGACTTCGTCGTCTACACGAAGGCTGATCTGTGCCATTGTTAATCCACTCCCTTTTTTGTTATTATAGCATACATACAGCATAACGCAATTATTATACTGTGTATTTGCTTTTTGAAGTTGACGGAAATGTGTATCTTCAGCAGGCGATTATAGCAAGGATTTGGAGGGCTTGGTTGCTAAATATTTACATTCATAGTATACTTCTTTTATTTGTAAATGTAATCGCCGTGGCAAATGAGAACTCGGCGATTGCACGGTGAAAAAACGGCGTATGCCAAAACGCGCGTCATCGGATGTGATTCGGCTGTTTCACGCGTATTTGCCGCGCATCGCGCATAATAAACACTCGGAGGTTTTTCGATGAATTACAAAACGCCAGCTGAAATAGCGGCCGCGGCGGTGAATGCGGCGGTAACGAAAACATCTCTTTCGATCACTCAGATGGTCGTTATGGGCTTTCTCGCGGGAGCGTATATCGCGATGGGAGGATACTTCATGACGGTCGTCACGCAGGATTCGGCTGCGGTCGTGGGAATCGGCATTTCAAAGTTGCTCGGAGGCGTCGTCTTCTCGCTGGGGCTGATGCTTGTGGTCTCCGCGGGCGGCGAGCTGTTCACCGGCAACTGCATCATGCCGATAGCGATACTCTCGGGCAGGGTGACGCTCGCCGGCGCGCTCCGCAACCTTATCGTCGTTTATTTTGCGAATCTCGTCGGCGGCTCCTTCTTCGCGCTGCTCCTCTACCTAAGCGGCTCGATATCGCCCGCCTGCGCGCAGAACGCTCTTGCGATAGCCGTCGCTAAGGTCAACATACCCGTCGCCGAGATGATATTCCGCGGCATTCTCTGCAACTGGTTCGTCGCTCTCGCGGTGTGGATGGCCTTCGGCGCTCTCGACATGACTGGCAAATATATCGTCTGCCTCGGCCCGATCTCGGCGTTCGTCGCGATGGGCTTTGAACACTGTGTAGCCAACATGTATTTCATAGCGATAGGGCTGCTGCTCAAGGGCCGTCCCGAAGTGCTGGCGCAGTGCCGGCTGCCGGCCGAAAAGCTCGCAAGGCTCACGCTCTCCGGCTACGCAGGCAACCTCATACCGGTGACGATAGGGAACATCATGGGCGCCGCGATTCTCGTCGGCGCGCTCTACTTCGTAGTATTCAAAAAGCAGCTGGCGGAAAAATAAAAAAATCCCGCGCTTAAGAAAAAAACAACGGGCGGCCGCGGCCGCCCGTTTCGTCGTATCCCATCGTTTAGCGTCAGTCTTTGAACACCGGCAGCCTTTCGAGGTAAGTCAGGTCCTCGCCCGAATAGCCGCCCTCTTCGAGCAGCACGGCCACCTTGCCTATGACTGTGCAGCCTGTCTTTTTGAGCACGGCTTCGAGCGACGCGAGTGAGCCGCCGGTCGACACGACGTCGTCGACGATGCAGACTTTTTTGCCTTTGAGCTTTTCGGCGTCGAATTCGTCGACGACGATTATCTGCTTTTCCGTCGTAGTTATCGACTTGACCTCGGCGACGATCGGCCTTTCCATGTAGCCCTTGACCGATTTGCGCGCGACGACGTAGTCGACGCCCAGGCGCACCGCGAGTGCGTGCGTAAGGGGGATGCCCTTGGCCTCGGGGCATACGAGTATCTCCGCCCCGCCGTCCTTTATTTTTTCGTAGAGGGCGTCGGCGCATCTTTCGATGAGCCTGGTGTCGCCGAGCATCACGAAGGACGCGATGCGCAGCGAAGGGGCTACGCGCACCTTTTTAAGCTCGCGCGTGAGCCCGGCCACGTGAAGAGTGTATGTCTCGTACATTTCCTTTTCCTCCTACAGCCCGAATATCAATTTGACCGCGAAGCCGGTGAGAAGCCCGTAGAAGGGATTCCAGCGCGCCGACGCGATGACCGTGATGCCTATCACCATTCCCCACGGAGAGAAGCCAAAGGGGCCCTGCGCCGCCGGCGCAAGAGCGATGGCGGCCTGGACGTTGGAGATGAAGGTCACGAATACGCCGAGCACGAAGAGGAAGCCGGCGATAGCCGAGCTGTGGACGTAGCGTCCCACGACCGGCAGCAGCTTGAGCAGCAGGATCGCGGCCATTATGAGCATCATCAAAACGGAGCTCGCGATAGGATGCGGAGCGGACGCCGTGCCGGAGATTATCGCCTCTACGGGGCCGCCGCCTAAGAACGAGGAGCCCATGTCGGCGAGCGAAGAGTAGATCGCGAGGTGGTCGATGTTGGCGTCAGCGTTGGCGATGCTGCCGGTTATTTTCCCGAAGCTGATGTTGGCTCCGATGTTGAGGCAGGAGAGCGCGAGGGCGCTGGCGAGCATCTTGTGGTTCCGCCATATCTTCCATTCGATGTTGCCGAAGGTGAACCTTTCGCGGCGCTCGTCGACTATCAGGTTCTGCGCTGCGACCTTGCCGGATTTTTTCAAAATGTTGTAGACGACGGTGGCGGCCGCGACCGAGATGATTATCGTCTTAGCGAGGTCGAAGGTCGCGAACCATGCCGCAAGGGCGACGACCATGGAGACGCCGCCGGAAAATTTTTCAGATTCCATCATATCTATCGAGACGAGCGCGAGCATGATGCCGACGCCGGCCATCATCGAGGTGACGATGACGGGCCCGATTATCTCGACTATTTTTTCGTTAAGGCCGAGTATCGACGGAACCAGCAGGAAGAGCGCGCCCCAGAAGACTATTGACAGGCGTTCGCGGACGTTTCTGCCGAGCTTTCCCGCCACCGCTATCGTTTCCGCCTGAAACGATATAGTCGCCACCGAGCTGAAGGCGAGGGAACCCGCCGCGCCTATCAGAAACGCTACCGCGGTCGGGAAGGCGGCGAAGCCCAGAGATAGCGCGAGGAGCCCCTGCGGCGCTCCGTTCAGCACGACGGCGAGCGCCGTCAGCAAGTCAGTTAAATACGCTTCCATTAAAAAGCCCCCTAAAGCTTTATGATAGTGATTTGTTACAAAACAGTTATAAATTCTACATTAACCACGCTGTTTTATCAACCACGCGGCTGAAATATATATATTTTTGCGGTATATGTTAACATTTTTGGAAATATGTGAACCATTTCCGGCGAAAATCCCGACGGCTTCGCGTCGGAGATGCGGAAATTAGAAATGCAGTATACGTATATGAGATATAATATGCTGTGGACGTGTCACTAACCGCCGCTGTGCCAGCGCGGCGGATATGGCAGGGGGAAAGTTTGATGCTTACTTTGAAGGAGTTCCTCCGCAGCGAGGTGAGGCCCGCCCTCGGCTGCACGGAGCCCGGTTCGGTCGCGTTGGCCGTCGCTCGGGCCTGCGCGGAGCTGACGGACAGGGACGAGATCGCGGCGGTGCGCGTGACCGTGAGCGCGAGCATTTACAAAAACGGTATGGCGGTGGGCGTCCCTGGGACAAAGGGGGGCCGCGGCAACGCGATAGCGGCGGCTATGGGCGCGATATGCGGGGAGCCGTCGCTGGGGCTTGAGGTCCTTGCGAAGAGCACGGCGGCCGACCTTGCAAAGGCGGAGGAGTGGGTGCGCGACGAGCGCGTGACGATTTACTGCGACCCCGACAGAAGCGGAGTATATATTCTCGCGTCGGTCTTCACGCCGGGGCACAAAGCGGTATGTCTGCTG comes from Synergistes jonesii and encodes:
- a CDS encoding IS256 family transposase, whose product is MARQRKLTPERKALIQSLLSHYKPEDAQDVQAMLRDLLGDTIQQMLEAEMDDHLGYSKYDYKNKHTDDSRNGYSPKTVTSSAGDIPIDVPRDRKGDFEPQSVKKNQTDISNIEDQVLSMYAKGMTTRDISAHLQSIYGVDASAEMISRMTDRILPIAKEWQNRPLAKKYAVVFMDAVHFNVRQDGRTVKKAVYVAIGTRLDGHREVLGLWVGGNESAKYWVGVLNEIRNRGTEDIFIISVDGLTGFADAISAVY
- a CDS encoding type II toxin-antitoxin system RelB/DinJ family antitoxin, which codes for MAQISLRVDDEVKRDAEKTLDDIGLSMSAAINIFLKTVAREKRIPFELSADPFYAAGNIRHLENIMRDIKTGKARFAEHELIEAD
- a CDS encoding formate/nitrite transporter family protein; amino-acid sequence: MNYKTPAEIAAAAVNAAVTKTSLSITQMVVMGFLAGAYIAMGGYFMTVVTQDSAAVVGIGISKLLGGVVFSLGLMLVVSAGGELFTGNCIMPIAILSGRVTLAGALRNLIVVYFANLVGGSFFALLLYLSGSISPACAQNALAIAVAKVNIPVAEMIFRGILCNWFVALAVWMAFGALDMTGKYIVCLGPISAFVAMGFEHCVANMYFIAIGLLLKGRPEVLAQCRLPAEKLARLTLSGYAGNLIPVTIGNIMGAAILVGALYFVVFKKQLAEK
- a CDS encoding phosphoribosyltransferase family protein; its protein translation is MYETYTLHVAGLTRELKKVRVAPSLRIASFVMLGDTRLIERCADALYEKIKDGGAEILVCPEAKGIPLTHALAVRLGVDYVVARKSVKGYMERPIVAEVKSITTTEKQIIVVDEFDAEKLKGKKVCIVDDVVSTGGSLASLEAVLKKTGCTVIGKVAVLLEEGGYSGEDLTYLERLPVFKD
- a CDS encoding guanine permease encodes the protein MEAYLTDLLTALAVVLNGAPQGLLALSLGFAAFPTAVAFLIGAAGSLAFSSVATISFQAETIAVAGKLGRNVRERLSIVFWGALFLLVPSILGLNEKIVEIIGPVIVTSMMAGVGIMLALVSIDMMESEKFSGGVSMVVALAAWFATFDLAKTIIISVAAATVVYNILKKSGKVAAQNLIVDERRERFTFGNIEWKIWRNHKMLASALALSCLNIGANISFGKITGSIANADANIDHLAIYSSLADMGSSFLGGGPVEAIISGTASAPHPIASSVLMMLIMAAILLLKLLPVVGRYVHSSAIAGFLFVLGVFVTFISNVQAAIALAPAAQGPFGFSPWGMVIGITVIASARWNPFYGLLTGFAVKLIFGL